The Pagrus major chromosome 17, Pma_NU_1.0 genome includes a region encoding these proteins:
- the znf526 gene encoding uncharacterized protein znf526 isoform X1 produces MAGQQEEAEGVYMEHQYMCSECHQLFNTLEDVLIHQQIHTGQEGEGEGEVMSIQGVHELGQTQQYQCLECGTLLVNPEELLQHQEMHMREAGMEVEQQELCEVLETEEAGSAGPVQYQCLDCLALFHSPETWLEHRRTHSRSSTHSNTETMQEYVLQPDGTITPVNHMQNYVLSEQQAGEILAQVFAQQQQQQQQQQQQQQQQKKRQSVSRHAAPSRSSLLPPVTATPGSATMHLQILTAQALADNSGTPSLRRSKLPPLLPAVGRGSSAKLGVLENGVQRLELRLAPGVQDDTQQQQQPTEVVVIHPYECSECSLLFQTPEDFLQHQGEHFLGQDKESGEPGVMSGFEEVRGREETTERVEDIRIRVAEKKVAFCAKPQPCEICNRTFTSINRLAAHKRVHELGTHECPECGKVFKKATSLQTHMRTHSGVARYLCVDCGNGFTTEMTLIMHRKSHTADPLHKCQFCNKTFTNMTKYLYHRRTHLNKDSSGTPVPVSMVSAPRRATSSTLAILQRAREKKNSDSDDAKSQMLAPLTEEEMEKMGEEHKELKPIQSSQRGEVEKRVEDNNMEVSAPLQGKTTDPQQVADSTKSSSAPNSAPLNDTGVTPGSADSAEPASAASSEKEPFSCRSCSKTFPSQLQLVHHRRKAHVTERKFICGMCGKCFKKHIHVRNHIRTHTGERPFQCSDCGKTFSSLANLMRHNLIHSGVRPYRCDVCHRSFSQSSNLRQHTLLHSNAAALTCPDCPATFRWPTKLAAHRYTQHPGAPAPFPCPHCEAGFLTKRQRESHCLEQHPTLAQAGTGIEVGKETDKQAEVGKDPNSEPSTSTTVKTESGDSSSFVRGGLDCNICGKKLNSPANLRLHRLSHCTLGPGRPRCTSGKRPKAHQCPVCGKLFVSSSGVALHLRVHTGERPFPCQVCGKRFRQNTHLREHLRTHSGERPFRCEVCGKGFIQSMHLAEHRRTHTGERPHVCPQCGKAFKTFSNLRNHKKTHARQQRLDEEAAAQTAMETGSAVTVVDTSTVELANGQPQLIQIQTSDLQQGQGTPTIMCNEFGETIAIISTSEGEELPLEQALEIYHTALENSLAVDGLQLI; encoded by the exons ATGGCCgggcagcaggaggaggcagaaggTGTGTACATGGAGCACCAGTATATGTGCAGTGAGTGCCATCAGCTCTTCAACACCCTTGAAGATGTGCTGATCCACCAGCAGATCCACACTGGtcaagagggagagggagaaggggaggTCATGAGCATCCAGGGTGTCCACGAGTTGGGGCAAACCCAGCAGTACCAGTGTCTGGAGTGTGGGACCCTCCTGGTGAAcccagaggagctgctgcagcaccagGAGATGCACATGAGAGAGGCTGGGATGGAGGTGGAGCAGCAAG AGCTGTGTGAGGTTttggagacagaggaggcaggGTCGGCAGGACCTGTCCAGTACCAGTGTCTTGACTGTCTGGCTCTGTTTCACTCACCTGAGACCTGGCTGGAGCACAGACGGACCCACAGCAGGAGCAGCACACACAGTAACACTGAGACAATG CAGGAGTATGTGCTTCAGCCCGATGGCACCATCACTCCAGTGAATCACATGCAGAACTACGTGCTGAGTGAGCAGCAGGCTGGAGAGATCTTGGCACAG GTGTTcgcccagcagcagcagcagcagcagcagcagcaacaacaacaacaacaacagaagaaacGTCAGTCAGTCTCCAGACATGCTGCACCCTCCCGTTCCTCCCTGCTGCCTCCAGTGACGGCCACCCCCGGCTCTGCGACCATGCACCTACAGATTCTCACAGCTCAAGCGCTGGCAGACAACTCTGGCACTCCCAGTCTGCGCCGCTCCAAGCTGCCCCCTCTACTGCCTGCTGTGGGCCGAGGCTCTTCGGCCAAGCTAGGGGTCCTGGAGAACGGTGTCCAGAGACTGGAGTTAAGGTTGGCCCCTGGTGTCCAGGATGacacccagcagcagcagcaaccaaCAGAGGTGGTTGTCATCCACCCTTATGAATGCTCAGAATGCTCCCTTCTCTTCCAGACCCCAGAGGACTTCCTCCAGCACCAGGGAGAGCACTTCCTGGGTCAGGACAAAGAGAGCGGAGAGCCAGGCGTCATGAGTGGCTTCGAGGAGGtgcgagggagggaggagacTACAGAGAGGGTGGAGGACATTAGGATTAGAGTGGCAGAGAAGAAGGTAGCATTCTGTGCCAAGCCACAACCGTGTGAGATCTGCAACCGCACCTTCACCTCCATCAACCGGCTGGCTGCTCACAAACGTGTGCACGAGCTGGGCACGCATGAATGTCCAGAGTGCGGCAAGGTGTTCAAGAAGGCGActtcactgcagacacacatgcgcacacactcGGGCGTGGCCAGGTACCTGTGTGTGGACTGTGGCAACGGCTTCACCACCGAGATGACTCTTATCATGCACAG GAAGTCCCACACTGCAGATCCTCTTCACAAGTGTCAGTTCTGCAACAAAACCTTCACTAACATGACCAAGTACCTCTACCACCGGAGAACCCACCTCAACAAGGACTCATCTGGCACACCTGTCCCTGTCTCTATG GTCTCAGCTCCAAGAAGAGCAACTAGCTCAACTCTTGCCATCTtacagagagcaagagagaagaagaattcTGACTCTGATGACGCAAAAAGCCAGATGCTGGCCCCTCtcacagaggaagagatggaaaaGATGGGGGAAGAACACAAAGAGCTTAAACCAATACAAAGTTCTCAAAGGGGTGAAGTGGAGAAACGGGTGGAGGACAACAACATGGAGGTGTCTGCCCCACTTCAAGGCAAAACCACTGACCCCCAGCAGGTAGCAGATTCCACCAAGTCTAGCTCAGCTCCAAACTCTGCTCCTCTGAATGACACTGGAGTCACACCTGGCTCCGCTGATTCAGCAGAACCTGCTTCAGCTGCATCATCAGAAAAAGAGCCTTTTTCTTGTCGTTCCTGCTCTAAGACCTTCCCCTCCCAGCTGCAGCTAGTTCACCATCGACGCAAGGCACATGTCACCGAGCGCAAGTTTATTTGTGGCATGTGTGGCAAGTGTTTTAAGAAGCACATCCACGTGCGCAACCACATCCGCACTCACACCGGTGAGCGGCCCTTCCAGTGTTCAGACTGCGGCAAAACTTTCTCATCCCTCGCCAATCTGATGAGGCACAACCTCATCCACTCTGGCGTGCGACCATACCGCTGTGATGTCTGCCACCGCTCCTTCTCACAGTCCTCAAACCTCCGTCAGCACACCTTGCTGCACTCTAATGCTGCAGCACTTACCTGTCCGGACTGCCCGGCCACCTTCCGCTGGCCCACCAAGTTAGCAGCACATCGCTACACCCAACATCCAGGCGCTCCAGCTCCTTTCCCATGTCCGCACTGTGAGGCTGGCTTCCTGACCAAGAGGCAACGAGAGAGCCACTGTCTGGAGCAGCACCCCACCTTGGCGCAGGCTGGTACAGGGATAGAAGTCGgcaaagagacagacaaacaagcaGAGGTGGGCAAAGATCCGAACTCTGAGCCCTCCACCTCAACCACAGTAAAGACAGAATCAGGGGATTCATCCAGTTTTGTGCGAGGGGGTTTAGATTGCAACATTTGTGGGAAGAAGCTCAATTCTCCTGCCAATCTGCGACTTCACAGACTGAGCCACTGCACCTTAGGCCCAGGGCGGCCCCGCTGCACCTCAGGGAAGCGACCCAAAGCCCACCAGTGTCCTGTCTGTGGCAAACTGTTCGTGTCTTCCTCCGGAGTCGCACTTCACCTGCGAGTCCACACTGGTGAGCGCCCCTTTCCTTGCCAAGTGTGCGGCAAGCGCTTCCGTCAGAACACACACCTACGAGAGCATCTGCGCACACACTCGGGCGAACGTCCATTCCGCTGCGAGGTGTGCGGAAAGGGTTTCATCCAGAGCATGCACCTGGCTGAACACCGTCGAACACACACAGGCGAACGGCCGCATGTGTGTCCACAGTGCGGCAAAGCCTTCAAGACCTTTTCCAACCTGAGGAACCACAAAAAGACCCACGCCCGGCAGCAGAGGCTGGATGAAGAGGCTGCCGCTCAAACTGCCATGGAGACCGGCTCTGCTGTGACAGTGGTGGACACTTCGACAGTGGAACTAGCTAACGGGCAGCCTCAGCTCATCCAGATCCAAACGTCAGATCTTCAACAG GGGCAGGGCACTCCGACCATCATGTGTAATGAGTTTGGGGAGACGATAGCCATCATATCGACCAGCGAGGGAGAGGAGCTGCCTCTGGAGCAGGCCCTGGAGATCTATCACACAGCTCTGGAGAACAGCCTCGCTGTGGACGGACTGCAGCTCATCTGA
- the znf526 gene encoding uncharacterized protein znf526 isoform X2, which produces MAGQQEEAEGVYMEHQYMCSECHQLFNTLEDVLIHQQIHTGQEGEGEGEVMSIQGVHELGQTQQYQCLECGTLLVNPEELLQHQEMHMREAGMEVEQQELCEVLETEEAGSAGPVQYQCLDCLALFHSPETWLEHRRTHSRSSTHSNTETMEYVLQPDGTITPVNHMQNYVLSEQQAGEILAQVFAQQQQQQQQQQQQQQQQKKRQSVSRHAAPSRSSLLPPVTATPGSATMHLQILTAQALADNSGTPSLRRSKLPPLLPAVGRGSSAKLGVLENGVQRLELRLAPGVQDDTQQQQQPTEVVVIHPYECSECSLLFQTPEDFLQHQGEHFLGQDKESGEPGVMSGFEEVRGREETTERVEDIRIRVAEKKVAFCAKPQPCEICNRTFTSINRLAAHKRVHELGTHECPECGKVFKKATSLQTHMRTHSGVARYLCVDCGNGFTTEMTLIMHRKSHTADPLHKCQFCNKTFTNMTKYLYHRRTHLNKDSSGTPVPVSMVSAPRRATSSTLAILQRAREKKNSDSDDAKSQMLAPLTEEEMEKMGEEHKELKPIQSSQRGEVEKRVEDNNMEVSAPLQGKTTDPQQVADSTKSSSAPNSAPLNDTGVTPGSADSAEPASAASSEKEPFSCRSCSKTFPSQLQLVHHRRKAHVTERKFICGMCGKCFKKHIHVRNHIRTHTGERPFQCSDCGKTFSSLANLMRHNLIHSGVRPYRCDVCHRSFSQSSNLRQHTLLHSNAAALTCPDCPATFRWPTKLAAHRYTQHPGAPAPFPCPHCEAGFLTKRQRESHCLEQHPTLAQAGTGIEVGKETDKQAEVGKDPNSEPSTSTTVKTESGDSSSFVRGGLDCNICGKKLNSPANLRLHRLSHCTLGPGRPRCTSGKRPKAHQCPVCGKLFVSSSGVALHLRVHTGERPFPCQVCGKRFRQNTHLREHLRTHSGERPFRCEVCGKGFIQSMHLAEHRRTHTGERPHVCPQCGKAFKTFSNLRNHKKTHARQQRLDEEAAAQTAMETGSAVTVVDTSTVELANGQPQLIQIQTSDLQQGQGTPTIMCNEFGETIAIISTSEGEELPLEQALEIYHTALENSLAVDGLQLI; this is translated from the exons ATGGCCgggcagcaggaggaggcagaaggTGTGTACATGGAGCACCAGTATATGTGCAGTGAGTGCCATCAGCTCTTCAACACCCTTGAAGATGTGCTGATCCACCAGCAGATCCACACTGGtcaagagggagagggagaaggggaggTCATGAGCATCCAGGGTGTCCACGAGTTGGGGCAAACCCAGCAGTACCAGTGTCTGGAGTGTGGGACCCTCCTGGTGAAcccagaggagctgctgcagcaccagGAGATGCACATGAGAGAGGCTGGGATGGAGGTGGAGCAGCAAG AGCTGTGTGAGGTTttggagacagaggaggcaggGTCGGCAGGACCTGTCCAGTACCAGTGTCTTGACTGTCTGGCTCTGTTTCACTCACCTGAGACCTGGCTGGAGCACAGACGGACCCACAGCAGGAGCAGCACACACAGTAACACTGAGACAATG GAGTATGTGCTTCAGCCCGATGGCACCATCACTCCAGTGAATCACATGCAGAACTACGTGCTGAGTGAGCAGCAGGCTGGAGAGATCTTGGCACAG GTGTTcgcccagcagcagcagcagcagcagcagcagcaacaacaacaacaacaacagaagaaacGTCAGTCAGTCTCCAGACATGCTGCACCCTCCCGTTCCTCCCTGCTGCCTCCAGTGACGGCCACCCCCGGCTCTGCGACCATGCACCTACAGATTCTCACAGCTCAAGCGCTGGCAGACAACTCTGGCACTCCCAGTCTGCGCCGCTCCAAGCTGCCCCCTCTACTGCCTGCTGTGGGCCGAGGCTCTTCGGCCAAGCTAGGGGTCCTGGAGAACGGTGTCCAGAGACTGGAGTTAAGGTTGGCCCCTGGTGTCCAGGATGacacccagcagcagcagcaaccaaCAGAGGTGGTTGTCATCCACCCTTATGAATGCTCAGAATGCTCCCTTCTCTTCCAGACCCCAGAGGACTTCCTCCAGCACCAGGGAGAGCACTTCCTGGGTCAGGACAAAGAGAGCGGAGAGCCAGGCGTCATGAGTGGCTTCGAGGAGGtgcgagggagggaggagacTACAGAGAGGGTGGAGGACATTAGGATTAGAGTGGCAGAGAAGAAGGTAGCATTCTGTGCCAAGCCACAACCGTGTGAGATCTGCAACCGCACCTTCACCTCCATCAACCGGCTGGCTGCTCACAAACGTGTGCACGAGCTGGGCACGCATGAATGTCCAGAGTGCGGCAAGGTGTTCAAGAAGGCGActtcactgcagacacacatgcgcacacactcGGGCGTGGCCAGGTACCTGTGTGTGGACTGTGGCAACGGCTTCACCACCGAGATGACTCTTATCATGCACAG GAAGTCCCACACTGCAGATCCTCTTCACAAGTGTCAGTTCTGCAACAAAACCTTCACTAACATGACCAAGTACCTCTACCACCGGAGAACCCACCTCAACAAGGACTCATCTGGCACACCTGTCCCTGTCTCTATG GTCTCAGCTCCAAGAAGAGCAACTAGCTCAACTCTTGCCATCTtacagagagcaagagagaagaagaattcTGACTCTGATGACGCAAAAAGCCAGATGCTGGCCCCTCtcacagaggaagagatggaaaaGATGGGGGAAGAACACAAAGAGCTTAAACCAATACAAAGTTCTCAAAGGGGTGAAGTGGAGAAACGGGTGGAGGACAACAACATGGAGGTGTCTGCCCCACTTCAAGGCAAAACCACTGACCCCCAGCAGGTAGCAGATTCCACCAAGTCTAGCTCAGCTCCAAACTCTGCTCCTCTGAATGACACTGGAGTCACACCTGGCTCCGCTGATTCAGCAGAACCTGCTTCAGCTGCATCATCAGAAAAAGAGCCTTTTTCTTGTCGTTCCTGCTCTAAGACCTTCCCCTCCCAGCTGCAGCTAGTTCACCATCGACGCAAGGCACATGTCACCGAGCGCAAGTTTATTTGTGGCATGTGTGGCAAGTGTTTTAAGAAGCACATCCACGTGCGCAACCACATCCGCACTCACACCGGTGAGCGGCCCTTCCAGTGTTCAGACTGCGGCAAAACTTTCTCATCCCTCGCCAATCTGATGAGGCACAACCTCATCCACTCTGGCGTGCGACCATACCGCTGTGATGTCTGCCACCGCTCCTTCTCACAGTCCTCAAACCTCCGTCAGCACACCTTGCTGCACTCTAATGCTGCAGCACTTACCTGTCCGGACTGCCCGGCCACCTTCCGCTGGCCCACCAAGTTAGCAGCACATCGCTACACCCAACATCCAGGCGCTCCAGCTCCTTTCCCATGTCCGCACTGTGAGGCTGGCTTCCTGACCAAGAGGCAACGAGAGAGCCACTGTCTGGAGCAGCACCCCACCTTGGCGCAGGCTGGTACAGGGATAGAAGTCGgcaaagagacagacaaacaagcaGAGGTGGGCAAAGATCCGAACTCTGAGCCCTCCACCTCAACCACAGTAAAGACAGAATCAGGGGATTCATCCAGTTTTGTGCGAGGGGGTTTAGATTGCAACATTTGTGGGAAGAAGCTCAATTCTCCTGCCAATCTGCGACTTCACAGACTGAGCCACTGCACCTTAGGCCCAGGGCGGCCCCGCTGCACCTCAGGGAAGCGACCCAAAGCCCACCAGTGTCCTGTCTGTGGCAAACTGTTCGTGTCTTCCTCCGGAGTCGCACTTCACCTGCGAGTCCACACTGGTGAGCGCCCCTTTCCTTGCCAAGTGTGCGGCAAGCGCTTCCGTCAGAACACACACCTACGAGAGCATCTGCGCACACACTCGGGCGAACGTCCATTCCGCTGCGAGGTGTGCGGAAAGGGTTTCATCCAGAGCATGCACCTGGCTGAACACCGTCGAACACACACAGGCGAACGGCCGCATGTGTGTCCACAGTGCGGCAAAGCCTTCAAGACCTTTTCCAACCTGAGGAACCACAAAAAGACCCACGCCCGGCAGCAGAGGCTGGATGAAGAGGCTGCCGCTCAAACTGCCATGGAGACCGGCTCTGCTGTGACAGTGGTGGACACTTCGACAGTGGAACTAGCTAACGGGCAGCCTCAGCTCATCCAGATCCAAACGTCAGATCTTCAACAG GGGCAGGGCACTCCGACCATCATGTGTAATGAGTTTGGGGAGACGATAGCCATCATATCGACCAGCGAGGGAGAGGAGCTGCCTCTGGAGCAGGCCCTGGAGATCTATCACACAGCTCTGGAGAACAGCCTCGCTGTGGACGGACTGCAGCTCATCTGA
- the gsk3ab gene encoding glycogen synthase kinase 3 alpha b produces the protein MSGSGRARTSSFAEPPGAPGSAAAGAGSAVAGGSSTGKTGASQASGSSSTSFGNLKLPRDSGKVTTVVATPGQGPDRPQEVSYTDIKVIGNGSFGVVYQARLIDSQEMVAIKKVLQDKRFKNRELQIMRKLDHCNIVRLRYFFYSSGEKKDEVYLNLVLDFVPETVYRVARHFNKAKTTIPIIYVKVYMYQLFRSLAYIHSQGVCHRDIKPQNLLVDPETAILKLCDFGSAKQLVRGEPNVSYICSRYYRAPELIFGATDYTSNIDIWSAGCVLAELLLGQPIFPGDSGVDQLVEIIKVLGTPTREQIREMNPNYTEFKFPQIKAHPWTKVFKPRTPPEAIALCSRLLEYTPVTRLSPLEACAHAFFDELRQPNTRLPSGRELPLLFNFSPVELSIQPQLNSTLIPPHARAQTSPASHEGSVSDSSAQPSSAPGSINNST, from the exons ATGAGCGGCAGCGGGCGGGCCAGGACCAGCTCATTCGCTGAGCCTCCCGGAGCTCCCGGATCCGCTGCAGCCGGTGCCGGATCAGCAGTAGCCGGTGGAAGCTCGACAGGAAAAACTGGGGCTTCACAAGCCAGTGGAAGCAGCTCGACGAGCTTTGGGAATTTGAAACTGCCTA GAGACAGTGGCAAAGTGACGACGGTGGTAGCCACACCCGGGCAGGGCCCTGATCGCCCGCAGGAAGTGtcttacacagacataaaagtTATAGGAAATGGCTCCTTTGGAGTGGTCTACCAGGCTCGCCTCATTGACAGCCAGGAGATGGTGGCAATTAAGAAAGTTCTCCAAGACAAGAGGTTTAAG AATAGGGAGCTGCAAATTATGAGGAAATTGGACCACTGCAACATTGTGAGGCTACGTTACTTCTTCTACTCCAGCGGAGAGAAG aaAGATGAGGTGTATTTGAATCTGGTGCTGGACTTTGTTCCTGAGACAGTGTACAGGGTGGCTCGGCACTTCAACAAAGCCAAGACCACCATCCCCATCATCTATGTTAAG GTGTACATGTACCAGCTGTTCCGCAGTCTGGCTTATATCCATTCCCAGGGCGTGTGTCACAGAGACATCAAGCCCCAGAACCTACTGGTGGACCCAGAGACGGCCATCCTCAAACTCTGTGACTTTGGCAG TGCAAAGCAGCTAGTCCGGGGGGAGCCGAATGTGTCCTATATCTGCTCACGGTACTATCGTGCCCCAGAGCTCATCTTTGGTGCCACCGACTACACGTCCAACATTGACATCTGGTCAGCCGGCTGTGTGctggctgagctgctgctgggccaGCCCATCTTCCCTGGGGACAGCGGTGTGGACCAGCTAGTAGAGATCATCAAG GTTCTGGGGACACCAACAAGGGAGCAGATCCGTGAGATGAACCCTAACTACACAGAGTTCAAATTCCCACAGATCAAAGCACACCCTTGGACAAAG GTGTTTAAGCCTCGTACCCCACCAGAGGCTATTGCCCTCTGCTCTCGACTGCTGGAATACACGCCGGTGACCAGGCTGTCTCCACTGGAGGCGTGCGCGCACGCCTTCTTCGATGAGCTGCGCCAGCCCAACACCCGCCTGCCCAGCGGGCGAGAACTGCCGCTCCTCTTCAACTTCAGTCCCGTTG AGCTGTCTATCCAGCCCCAGTTGAACTCCACACTCATTCCTCCTCACGCTCGTGCACAGACATCGCCTGCCTCACATG AGGGCAGTGTGTCAGACAGTTCCGCCCAGCCCAGCTCAGCACCTGGATCCATCAACAACAGCACCTGA